A single Roseofilum casamattae BLCC-M143 DNA region contains:
- a CDS encoding helix-turn-helix domain-containing protein, whose product MTLETFGKILRKARKDKGHSQRSLAGLVKLDFTYLSKLENDRADYPPKEEVIRSLAKHLELDPDMLVCLAGRIPHQYEDLLKQNADEMPVLLRRLRENPDFAQKVFQAASEDASP is encoded by the coding sequence ATGACACTAGAAACATTTGGTAAAATCTTGCGTAAAGCGCGCAAAGATAAAGGTCATTCCCAACGCAGCTTGGCTGGTCTGGTCAAACTTGACTTTACTTATCTATCCAAGCTCGAAAACGACCGTGCGGACTATCCTCCGAAAGAGGAGGTGATTCGCTCTCTGGCGAAACATCTGGAACTCGACCCAGATATGCTCGTCTGTCTCGCCGGACGCATTCCCCATCAGTATGAAGACTTGCTGAAACAGAATGCGGACGAAATGCCCGTCCTCTTACGGCGGTTGCGAGAAAACCCGGATTTCGCGCAAAAGGTGTTTCAAGCTGCCAGTGAGGATGCTTCCCCTTGA
- the cofH gene encoding 7,8-didemethyl-8-hydroxy-5-deazariboflavin synthase subunit CofH: MAFASGRSKPIALNPADKILNRSLAGADISVEEGITLLQQTEAEVISAIRETSDRLRQQQAGNTVTYVINRNINFTNICEQYCSFCAFRRDANTPGAYWLTNDVILEKTANAVGRGATEICMQGGLNLEAKINGNSLDYYVSLVKTIKQNYPQLHLHAFSPQEIQFIAREDKISYDRVISTLKDAGVGSMPGTAAEVLDDRIRAVICPEKINSETWLEIVATAHRLGMPTTSTMLSGHIENSEQQIRHLESLRRLQQKSKESHLAEITEFILLPFVGQDAPKPLRKRVGRDQPVLSDTLLLTAVARIFLGNWIGNHQPSWVKLGLTGATDALTWGCNDLGGTLMEEHITSMAGAQGGTCMEVEALQAAIGGINRPWQQRDTLYQAIAK; this comes from the coding sequence ATGGCGTTCGCCTCCGGCCGGTCGAAGCCCATCGCACTTAACCCAGCGGATAAAATTTTGAACCGCTCTTTAGCAGGAGCCGATATATCGGTTGAAGAAGGCATAACTCTGCTCCAGCAAACGGAAGCAGAGGTCATTTCTGCGATTCGAGAAACGAGCGATCGCCTGCGCCAACAGCAAGCAGGAAATACCGTTACCTATGTCATCAATCGCAATATTAACTTCACCAATATTTGCGAGCAATATTGTAGTTTTTGTGCCTTTCGTCGCGATGCCAATACTCCAGGAGCCTATTGGCTGACGAATGACGTTATTCTAGAAAAAACCGCCAATGCTGTGGGTCGCGGTGCCACCGAAATTTGTATGCAAGGAGGACTGAATCTCGAAGCCAAAATTAATGGCAATTCTCTCGACTATTATGTTAGTTTAGTCAAAACGATTAAACAGAACTACCCGCAACTGCACCTCCACGCCTTCTCTCCGCAAGAAATTCAGTTTATTGCCCGAGAAGATAAGATTAGCTACGATCGCGTCATTTCTACTTTAAAAGATGCTGGAGTTGGCTCCATGCCCGGTACGGCGGCAGAAGTCTTAGACGATCGCATTCGCGCCGTAATTTGTCCGGAAAAAATTAATAGCGAAACCTGGCTAGAAATTGTCGCAACAGCCCATCGTTTGGGAATGCCAACTACCAGCACCATGCTATCGGGACATATTGAAAATTCCGAGCAGCAAATACGGCATTTAGAGTCTTTGCGTCGCTTGCAGCAAAAATCTAAAGAGTCTCATCTCGCAGAGATTACGGAATTTATTTTACTTCCGTTTGTCGGACAAGATGCACCCAAACCTTTAAGAAAGCGAGTCGGACGAGATCAACCCGTTTTATCAGATACGTTGCTATTAACTGCAGTGGCTCGTATTTTTCTCGGAAATTGGATTGGTAACCATCAACCCAGTTGGGTGAAATTAGGGTTAACCGGAGCAACAGACGCTTTGACCTGGGGATGTAACGATTTGGGCGGAACATTAATGGAAGAGCATATTACGAGTATGGCAGGAGCGCAAGGCGGAACTTGTATGGAAGTTGAAGCATTGCAAGCTGCAATTGGAGGAATTAATCGCCCTTGGCAACAGCGAGATACGTTATATCAGGCGATCGCAAAATAG
- a CDS encoding DUF4157 domain-containing protein, whose amino-acid sequence MATRVKARVPETPTPAAPVKNPLPPLHSFVEPSSATLETSTTESPALQTLLANPHPPNENGRGTVIQEKNNERLRAASSLGYRFGEISVAPASSVQDAKVQSKVEESDRHTPLKDGSFNASKSVESRIQAKQGGGRPLPDTTRSFMEDRFGNDFSQVRIHTDSTAVQLSQDLQAKAFTHGRDIYFNSGYYNPSSNSGKHLLAHELTHTIQQKGAQLKPKTIQPKTAKSNKISPVKKTQLMPADNAIKANVTRKPLARRIQRTEEKSGIDVNLKPLAAPIQRKAEIQSNEIDVTRKPLGMKVQRQEQQNGVDINLKPLASQIQRTQGNPLKIQPELIVGAPNDPYEQEADRMADAVMNNSSTSAIQSKGNESSDEINLKPLAQKDSAEHSAIDVNLKPEKEQKEEKTLEAAPAPMLNIPPVNTDEQNVNITLKRDTGATPETNIRQPSTGKSIQRAKRGRSKKSNASLYQPLFGGGPSHGGYKNEEGDDTDVFLKLDEEQVAVQSPEVQSAQTDNSAPVVQASSDGSFTASSNVENKVKSSEGGGSSLSPTTKNFMESRFDNDFSNVRVHTDSSAVQMNKDLGAKAFTHKNDIYFNSGQYNPSSSTGKHLIAHELTHTIQQTGPSVRTKPDIQKEGDNQNKKSIAQDVNENTTELSDEDYSEKDLKKLKKDANKTEEQEAKDKGKKKNGGEGGEQEGEDGADEQGADVVANATDESAQVDVAEDLKKGMDSSINEPPVPVVIPDVLPGQVNSDDPLQNPAFIAVTQQVGQQGEQFSKHDDPQKEVVEVQDAVVDENQPGRKAQESKTDATAGLDPQFFDREAFVQQLFAALGIEEPKNMDEVKSGGGIGSQTEGAIDKGVGDAKKNAGGGIPEATQVPLAPKEEDMKPVKEMESIEGKVNDMTPIVPQVDKAAPPATSREDVEDKFAEQQEGLKEAFGDFQAKLIVGGPQDKYEVEADRMADTVMGMSEPQPQTIQAKSAPEGTPKVNQQTKEDAAQMKRSALIERQIIQAKSLARTIHRSPKSLVQRKEQVEVEQAEAMDLGTGTGKTISTKDMETFSDMGGDKALQGLQQTERFSQEGPQEFRKQEEGAIANTKTRNQERSQQTTESMQNQRAQTMTDMTVKKQETKGANEAARLRITEELNSIYSESQAKVNGILTEMDGEVKRRMELGKRLARHAFEVVQRAAFKKWQTNYYYHRYGITINLLFVKFKVFNIFLWLKERLFTGLPDEVNKIYSDAKEVYVNFLRQSIAGDTEFKPKVETGEVKSVLGHVTGMYNELGKNAIAPYVEQKMSEAKTAIDEGKAKFKSAVEKLGPEEKQLAQGAVADIQGKFNNLENNVKSYQDNLVNQITESYKQGLKEIDDRIKQLKDANRGWIVQALDFILDIIKKIIKFLLTPIKWAFSLLGIDPIFIDALIDDPGGFMSNFFGGLKDGFLNFVKNFPKHFLNGLVEWLFGNIGPIKLPKKFDLKGFFDIFLQIMGFSKDAILAIAAEVFGYDIVNAIKEAIEGADINEIIAGMGKAAGAIVQLIYTVITKGPAAAWEFIIDIIDEMKGLFIKELSIMVSIEIVKAAVMWLIGLLNPASAIIKIIKAVVQVIIFFVENYKKIIELIKTIFAGLAMIARGDKAGFSKAVEMVLAGLIPIGLSFLASLIGIGGIANKIRKIVKKVTGPFRKKLKKLFDKVAAPFKKAFGKAKAWGTKKYNSAKEWGTKKYNNAKDKATAAKDKFKEKFTPKKKKDKKKTEKEQQRDEYKRKVEKQKTEVKQIISQGESRGEQLIEDRRDPKEVKKGLKNLESSVEEGKEFAQVKSVKVSTGMMGGFSNKYTLTGTIKKLKIPKKSSKARRQPVAGNANLPAEALQAQADPMVVQLKKDKWKDKKNKLIVDDKSSSSKFILEARLIDESDVLSVLGREIERKARKFQGQQPTVRFKPLLPKYKKQYDLTSINLANRTGLMDRADRQVEYEITARVPVQETNAKRKEAPGSFAGAPLNNNIELRIQRSQGKGEPLSSPVRQPMEQAFGTDFSGVRIHRKTEGDTLSRSLNAKAFTTGQDIYFRSNTYRPNTSSGGHLLAHELTHVVQQSGEKPQVQRSPFFPNQLIQRQGDGPPPRPLLSQHATIIQRDGEDDVPDTEGGGSGVAVGAVLAGTAVKLMDESSQSGTKTNVDVYKDIDKKKGTLDVFVRVQKIQKEQEAGMPDDLTEGIPDFTRTLIARYIERIIQQDPAPDIVTQKLPEVVLKFDLDMVKLAGYTQVGESYEYTILVEGNPKSVARKKIEAMLKKMAKLVSPNKELANQQQDGSAELPSQSANSRKSKNTENSRNTETPGETQEGTRERQERSSSNVTTQRPQPTRKARPTNTQTAEGEMAGAPPALSTKTQIKPTGNPKTFYVKARVDPEDRQ is encoded by the coding sequence ATGGCAACTAGAGTTAAAGCACGAGTTCCCGAAACTCCAACTCCCGCAGCACCAGTCAAAAATCCGCTCCCGCCGCTCCACTCGTTTGTTGAGCCATCGTCTGCTACTTTAGAGACAAGCACTACAGAGTCTCCTGCGCTACAAACTTTACTGGCTAATCCACATCCTCCTAATGAAAATGGAAGAGGGACGGTTATTCAAGAAAAAAATAACGAGCGACTGCGTGCTGCGTCCTCTCTCGGGTATCGGTTTGGCGAAATTTCAGTGGCTCCTGCTTCATCAGTACAGGACGCCAAAGTTCAGTCAAAGGTAGAAGAAAGCGATCGCCACACCCCCTTAAAAGACGGCTCATTTAATGCTAGTAAATCAGTAGAATCGCGGATTCAAGCTAAGCAAGGGGGAGGCAGACCATTACCGGATACCACGCGATCGTTCATGGAAGATCGATTTGGTAACGACTTTAGTCAAGTTAGAATTCACACTGACAGCACGGCAGTTCAACTCAGCCAAGATCTGCAAGCCAAAGCCTTTACCCACGGTCGCGATATCTACTTTAATTCTGGATATTATAATCCCAGCTCTAATAGCGGTAAGCACTTGCTGGCCCACGAACTAACTCATACGATCCAGCAAAAAGGTGCCCAACTAAAACCGAAAACGATTCAACCGAAAACAGCAAAATCAAATAAAATCTCCCCAGTTAAAAAAACTCAGTTAATGCCGGCAGATAATGCCATTAAGGCTAATGTCACGCGCAAACCTTTAGCACGAAGAATTCAGCGGACAGAAGAAAAAAGTGGCATTGATGTTAATCTCAAACCCCTAGCTGCTCCAATTCAGCGAAAAGCCGAAATCCAAAGCAATGAGATTGATGTTACCCGGAAGCCTTTGGGGATGAAAGTGCAACGCCAGGAGCAACAAAATGGGGTTGACATTAACTTAAAACCCCTAGCGAGTCAAATTCAACGCACCCAAGGCAATCCCCTTAAAATTCAACCTGAATTGATTGTTGGCGCGCCCAACGATCCTTACGAGCAAGAAGCCGATCGCATGGCGGACGCAGTAATGAATAATTCTTCAACTTCTGCGATTCAATCGAAAGGAAACGAGAGTAGCGATGAGATTAACTTAAAGCCCCTGGCTCAAAAAGATTCTGCCGAACATAGCGCGATCGATGTCAATCTCAAGCCCGAGAAAGAGCAGAAAGAAGAAAAAACTCTGGAAGCTGCACCAGCTCCCATGTTGAATATACCACCGGTGAATACGGACGAGCAAAACGTTAATATCACCTTGAAACGGGACACTGGAGCTACTCCCGAAACCAATATTCGCCAACCTTCGACAGGAAAAAGCATCCAGCGAGCGAAGAGAGGGCGTTCTAAAAAAAGCAATGCTTCTCTCTATCAACCATTATTCGGAGGCGGGCCTTCCCACGGCGGTTATAAAAACGAAGAAGGAGACGATACCGATGTTTTCCTGAAACTGGATGAAGAACAGGTCGCCGTGCAATCACCAGAGGTTCAGTCAGCACAGACCGATAATTCAGCGCCAGTAGTGCAAGCCAGTAGCGACGGTTCTTTTACGGCGAGCAGTAATGTTGAGAATAAAGTCAAAAGCTCTGAAGGCGGAGGCTCGTCCTTATCGCCAACCACAAAAAACTTCATGGAGTCGCGCTTCGACAACGACTTCAGTAACGTTCGGGTGCATACTGATAGCTCCGCCGTGCAGATGAACAAAGACCTGGGAGCAAAAGCATTTACTCATAAAAATGATATTTATTTTAATTCCGGACAATACAATCCCAGTTCGAGTACTGGGAAACACTTAATTGCTCACGAGCTTACCCATACTATTCAGCAAACCGGGCCGAGCGTGCGTACCAAGCCGGATATTCAGAAAGAAGGCGATAACCAAAACAAGAAGAGTATCGCTCAAGATGTCAACGAAAATACGACAGAACTCAGCGACGAAGATTATAGCGAAAAAGATCTGAAAAAGTTAAAGAAGGATGCGAATAAAACGGAAGAACAAGAAGCGAAAGATAAGGGTAAAAAGAAAAATGGAGGAGAAGGAGGAGAACAAGAAGGGGAAGATGGAGCGGACGAACAGGGAGCAGATGTTGTTGCCAATGCAACAGATGAATCGGCTCAAGTTGACGTTGCTGAAGATTTGAAAAAGGGGATGGACTCCTCTATAAATGAGCCACCCGTACCGGTAGTTATTCCGGACGTGCTTCCCGGACAAGTCAATTCCGACGATCCGCTACAAAACCCAGCCTTTATTGCCGTTACTCAACAAGTTGGGCAACAAGGAGAGCAGTTCTCTAAGCATGACGATCCGCAAAAGGAAGTGGTAGAAGTCCAAGATGCAGTCGTCGATGAAAATCAACCGGGACGCAAGGCGCAAGAAAGCAAAACTGATGCTACTGCTGGTTTAGACCCGCAATTCTTCGATCGCGAAGCCTTCGTGCAGCAATTATTTGCAGCTTTGGGGATTGAAGAACCAAAGAATATGGACGAAGTTAAAAGTGGTGGTGGCATTGGCTCTCAAACCGAAGGGGCGATCGATAAAGGCGTGGGAGATGCCAAGAAAAATGCTGGTGGTGGCATACCGGAGGCGACACAAGTACCTCTCGCTCCCAAAGAAGAGGATATGAAGCCGGTTAAGGAGATGGAGTCTATTGAAGGCAAAGTCAATGATATGACTCCGATTGTTCCACAAGTGGATAAAGCAGCTCCTCCAGCGACTTCAAGGGAGGATGTAGAAGATAAGTTCGCCGAACAGCAGGAAGGACTGAAGGAGGCGTTTGGAGATTTCCAAGCCAAGTTAATTGTTGGCGGTCCTCAAGATAAGTACGAGGTTGAAGCCGATCGCATGGCAGATACGGTCATGGGAATGAGCGAACCCCAGCCTCAAACGATTCAAGCGAAGTCCGCACCAGAAGGAACGCCCAAAGTCAATCAACAAACCAAAGAAGATGCAGCACAAATGAAACGCTCTGCCCTGATTGAGAGGCAGATTATTCAAGCGAAGTCTTTGGCTCGCACGATCCATCGCTCTCCGAAGTCGCTCGTACAACGGAAAGAGCAGGTTGAGGTAGAGCAAGCCGAGGCAATGGATTTGGGTACGGGAACCGGTAAAACGATATCGACGAAGGATATGGAAACCTTCAGCGATATGGGTGGAGACAAAGCACTACAAGGATTACAACAGACGGAAAGATTTAGTCAAGAAGGACCGCAAGAGTTTCGGAAACAGGAAGAAGGCGCGATCGCCAATACCAAAACGCGCAACCAAGAGCGATCGCAACAAACCACAGAATCGATGCAGAATCAGCGCGCCCAAACCATGACGGATATGACCGTCAAAAAGCAAGAAACAAAGGGAGCCAATGAAGCAGCTCGTTTGCGAATTACGGAAGAGTTAAACTCGATTTATAGCGAATCTCAAGCCAAAGTTAATGGCATCCTGACAGAGATGGATGGAGAAGTTAAACGGAGAATGGAGCTGGGGAAACGGTTGGCTCGTCATGCGTTTGAGGTCGTGCAAAGAGCCGCATTCAAAAAATGGCAGACCAATTATTACTACCATCGTTATGGAATTACAATTAACTTATTGTTTGTAAAATTTAAGGTCTTCAATATTTTTCTATGGTTAAAAGAAAGGTTGTTTACTGGTTTACCGGATGAAGTTAATAAAATTTATAGCGATGCTAAAGAAGTGTATGTCAATTTCTTGAGACAATCTATTGCTGGAGATACTGAATTTAAACCCAAAGTCGAAACCGGCGAAGTAAAAAGCGTACTCGGCCATGTAACTGGAATGTACAATGAGCTGGGAAAAAATGCGATCGCGCCTTATGTCGAGCAGAAGATGAGCGAAGCGAAAACGGCCATTGATGAAGGTAAAGCTAAATTTAAATCAGCAGTAGAGAAACTAGGGCCAGAAGAAAAACAATTAGCTCAAGGAGCCGTCGCTGATATTCAAGGTAAGTTTAATAACCTAGAAAATAATGTCAAAAGCTATCAAGATAATTTAGTCAATCAAATTACTGAAAGCTACAAACAAGGCTTAAAGGAAATTGACGATCGGATTAAACAACTCAAAGACGCCAATAGAGGTTGGATCGTCCAAGCCCTAGATTTCATTCTGGATATTATCAAAAAAATCATTAAATTTCTGCTGACACCGATTAAGTGGGCGTTTTCGCTGCTTGGAATCGATCCCATATTTATCGATGCGTTGATTGACGATCCGGGTGGATTCATGAGCAACTTTTTTGGCGGACTCAAAGATGGATTCCTCAATTTTGTCAAGAACTTTCCCAAGCATTTTCTTAATGGTCTAGTCGAATGGTTGTTCGGTAATATCGGCCCGATTAAACTACCGAAGAAATTTGACTTAAAAGGATTTTTTGACATTTTTCTACAGATTATGGGCTTCAGCAAAGATGCAATTTTAGCGATCGCGGCGGAAGTCTTTGGTTACGATATCGTCAATGCGATTAAGGAAGCCATTGAAGGAGCTGATATTAATGAAATTATTGCTGGAATGGGTAAGGCAGCCGGCGCGATCGTCCAATTAATTTATACCGTCATCACGAAAGGACCTGCGGCGGCTTGGGAATTTATCATTGATATCATTGACGAGATGAAAGGACTCTTCATCAAAGAGCTGAGTATTATGGTCAGTATTGAAATCGTCAAAGCTGCCGTTATGTGGTTGATTGGTCTCCTCAATCCGGCGTCCGCAATTATCAAAATCATTAAAGCTGTTGTCCAAGTCATTATTTTCTTTGTCGAGAATTACAAGAAAATAATTGAATTAATTAAAACGATTTTTGCGGGTTTAGCAATGATTGCTAGAGGCGATAAAGCCGGATTCTCGAAAGCAGTAGAAATGGTATTAGCCGGACTGATTCCCATTGGTTTATCATTCTTAGCTAGTCTGATCGGGATAGGCGGAATTGCTAATAAGATTCGCAAGATTGTCAAGAAGGTAACCGGACCATTCCGCAAGAAATTGAAAAAGCTGTTTGATAAAGTAGCTGCGCCCTTTAAGAAAGCATTTGGAAAAGCGAAAGCTTGGGGAACAAAGAAATATAATAGCGCGAAAGAGTGGGGAACAAAGAAATACAATAACGCAAAAGATAAAGCAACAGCCGCGAAAGATAAATTCAAAGAAAAATTCACTCCGAAGAAGAAGAAAGACAAGAAAAAGACAGAGAAAGAACAACAGCGAGATGAATACAAACGCAAGGTTGAGAAGCAGAAGACCGAAGTCAAGCAGATTATTTCTCAGGGCGAAAGCCGAGGAGAACAACTGATTGAAGACCGGCGAGATCCGAAAGAAGTGAAGAAAGGGCTGAAAAACCTAGAATCTTCCGTTGAGGAAGGGAAAGAATTTGCTCAAGTGAAAAGTGTTAAGGTCAGCACGGGCATGATGGGTGGATTTAGCAACAAGTACACCCTAACGGGAACGATTAAGAAGCTGAAGATTCCGAAAAAGAGTTCAAAAGCGCGCCGTCAACCCGTTGCTGGCAACGCGAATCTGCCCGCAGAAGCCTTGCAAGCTCAAGCCGATCCAATGGTGGTGCAACTGAAGAAAGATAAGTGGAAAGATAAGAAAAATAAACTCATTGTCGATGATAAATCTAGCTCCAGTAAATTTATCCTAGAGGCAAGATTGATCGATGAATCGGATGTACTCTCCGTATTAGGTCGGGAGATCGAACGCAAAGCTCGGAAGTTTCAAGGCCAACAGCCGACAGTGCGATTTAAACCCCTGTTGCCGAAGTACAAAAAACAATACGATCTCACCTCCATTAACCTAGCAAATCGTACGGGATTGATGGATAGAGCCGATCGCCAGGTCGAATACGAAATTACCGCTAGAGTTCCGGTACAAGAGACCAACGCGAAGCGGAAAGAAGCTCCCGGCAGTTTTGCTGGCGCGCCCCTCAATAACAATATCGAACTGCGGATTCAGCGATCGCAAGGCAAAGGCGAACCCCTCAGCTCTCCCGTGCGACAACCCATGGAACAAGCCTTTGGCACGGACTTTAGCGGCGTGAGAATCCACCGCAAAACTGAAGGCGATACCCTCAGTCGCTCCCTGAATGCGAAAGCCTTTACCACCGGGCAAGATATCTATTTCCGCAGCAATACCTACCGCCCCAACACCTCCTCTGGCGGCCACTTGCTGGCTCACGAACTCACTCACGTGGTGCAACAGTCGGGGGAGAAACCGCAAGTACAGCGCTCTCCCTTCTTTCCCAACCAACTCATACAGCGGCAAGGAGACGGGCCGCCTCCACGTCCTCTGTTAAGTCAGCATGCAACCATTATTCAACGCGACGGAGAAGACGACGTTCCCGATACAGAAGGCGGTGGCAGTGGCGTGGCAGTTGGAGCCGTGTTAGCAGGAACTGCGGTGAAACTAATGGACGAGTCATCGCAATCGGGTACAAAAACTAATGTCGATGTTTATAAAGATATCGATAAGAAAAAAGGAACTTTAGACGTCTTTGTCAGAGTGCAAAAAATTCAGAAAGAACAAGAAGCAGGAATGCCCGACGATCTCACAGAAGGGATTCCAGACTTTACCCGCACCCTGATTGCTCGCTATATCGAACGGATTATTCAGCAAGATCCCGCACCGGATATCGTCACGCAAAAACTGCCGGAAGTCGTTCTTAAGTTTGACCTAGATATGGTCAAACTAGCAGGATATACCCAAGTTGGAGAAAGCTATGAGTATACAATACTGGTTGAAGGTAACCCGAAATCAGTCGCTCGCAAGAAAATTGAAGCGATGCTGAAGAAAATGGCGAAATTGGTCAGTCCGAACAAGGAGTTAGCCAATCAACAGCAAGATGGCAGTGCCGAACTACCATCTCAATCTGCGAATTCGAGGAAATCGAAAAATACAGAGAACTCTAGAAATACAGAAACCCCAGGAGAAACCCAAGAAGGCACTCGAGAGAGACAAGAACGGAGTTCGTCGAATGTGACAACGCAACGGCCGCAACCGACTCGTAAGGCGAGACCGACGAATACGCAAACTGCTGAAGGGGAAATGGCTGGTGCGCCACCGGCCTTGAGTACGAAAACTCAAATTAAGCCGACGGGCAATCCAAAAACCTTCTATGTTAAGGCTCGCGTCGATCCCGAAGATAGGCAATGA
- the rpsU gene encoding 30S ribosomal protein S21 produces MTQVVVGENEGIDSALRRFKRQVSKAGILADVKSRRHFETPQEKRKRKAVAARRKRRMSR; encoded by the coding sequence ATGACCCAAGTGGTAGTCGGTGAAAACGAAGGAATTGACTCAGCTCTACGCCGCTTTAAGCGCCAAGTATCGAAAGCTGGAATTTTGGCGGACGTGAAAAGCCGCCGCCATTTTGAAACCCCTCAAGAGAAGCGCAAGCGCAAAGCCGTAGCAGCTCGGCGGAAACGGCGCATGTCCCGGTAA
- a CDS encoding metal ABC transporter substrate-binding protein, producing the protein MSSIFRFQGTILTCILVLGISLASCSGSQTGETPNPSENVTESPISTDLSDESEGKKKVLTTFTILADIARNIAGDKLVVESITRIGAEIHGYEPTPSDLIKAQDADLLLYNGMNLERWFEQFLGNLEDIPSVLLTEGIAPIPIAEGPYTNLPNPHAWMSPQNALIYVENIRKAFITLDPENAETYNANAAAYIEQLKVIDAELRSDLARVPEDRRYLVSCEGAFSYLARDYGLKEIYMWPINAEQQFTPKQVKDVIEKVKRNNVLTIFCESTVSSEGQKQVAKTTGSRFGGNLYVDSLSAEEGPVPTFLELLEYDARTISNGLLAGEVRKQ; encoded by the coding sequence ATGTCATCCATTTTCCGATTCCAAGGCACCATCTTGACCTGCATTCTCGTATTGGGGATATCCCTAGCTAGCTGCAGTGGAAGCCAGACTGGAGAGACCCCCAATCCATCAGAGAACGTAACAGAATCGCCAATCTCCACCGATTTATCAGACGAAAGTGAAGGCAAAAAGAAAGTCCTTACCACTTTTACTATCCTCGCAGACATCGCCCGCAACATAGCTGGAGACAAGCTAGTTGTAGAATCGATTACCCGCATTGGTGCAGAAATCCACGGTTACGAACCGACTCCCAGCGACTTGATTAAAGCCCAAGATGCGGATTTACTGCTCTACAACGGTATGAATCTAGAGCGATGGTTCGAGCAATTTTTGGGTAATTTAGAAGACATACCTTCCGTGCTCCTCACCGAAGGTATTGCCCCCATTCCCATCGCCGAAGGCCCCTACACCAATCTTCCCAATCCTCACGCTTGGATGTCTCCGCAAAACGCCCTCATCTACGTCGAGAATATTCGTAAAGCCTTTATTACTCTCGACCCCGAAAATGCCGAAACCTACAATGCCAATGCTGCCGCTTACATCGAGCAACTGAAAGTCATTGATGCCGAATTGCGTTCTGACTTAGCACGAGTTCCCGAAGATCGGCGTTATTTGGTCAGTTGTGAAGGTGCCTTTTCTTATCTGGCTCGCGACTATGGTCTCAAAGAGATTTATATGTGGCCGATTAATGCCGAGCAACAGTTCACTCCCAAACAAGTAAAGGACGTTATTGAAAAAGTCAAACGCAACAATGTACTCACTATTTTTTGTGAAAGTACCGTCAGCAGCGAAGGACAAAAACAAGTGGCGAAAACGACGGGTTCCAGATTTGGAGGCAATCTTTATGTTGATTCATTGTCTGCAGAAGAAGGACCGGTTCCCACATTTTTAGAACTGCTCGAGTATGACGCTCGGACGATTTCCAATGGGTTACTTGCGGGAGAGGTAAGAAAACAGTGA
- a CDS encoding ImmA/IrrE family metallo-endopeptidase: MSLIKPYRFYPKREIERRADDLLLRMELTPKWEPSWPLEVDRVADFLDLGVVWDTIPSDEYGPIAARILPLQREIELNEEILSLPAGFQASTLAHEIGHWMLHINHAAVDEEVQALQRHNNDESFLCRPNSSLTELESIEWQAQYFAGCLLMPESILRQTCGDRDLTRWSTLYQVRDELGVTISNLVYRLQDLGWIELPQGSRKLKPGNVSRKNSTSSLG, encoded by the coding sequence TTGAGTCTCATTAAACCCTACCGCTTTTATCCTAAGCGAGAAATCGAGCGCCGGGCCGACGACCTGCTGCTGCGCATGGAGTTAACCCCAAAATGGGAACCTTCTTGGCCGCTGGAAGTAGATCGGGTTGCGGATTTTCTCGACTTAGGAGTGGTGTGGGATACTATTCCCTCGGACGAATACGGGCCGATCGCTGCCCGCATTCTCCCGCTCCAGCGCGAAATTGAACTGAATGAAGAGATTCTTTCCTTACCAGCAGGGTTTCAAGCATCTACCCTCGCTCACGAAATCGGCCACTGGATGTTGCATATTAATCATGCCGCCGTGGATGAAGAGGTGCAGGCACTCCAGCGTCATAATAACGATGAATCGTTTCTCTGTCGTCCCAATAGCTCGTTGACTGAATTAGAGTCAATTGAATGGCAGGCGCAATATTTTGCTGGGTGTTTGCTCATGCCAGAATCTATTTTACGGCAAACCTGTGGCGATCGCGATTTAACTCGCTGGTCTACTCTTTATCAAGTCCGCGACGAATTAGGCGTCACTATCTCTAACCTGGTCTATCGCTTGCAAGATTTAGGGTGGATTGAGCTGCCCCAAGGCTCGCGCAAACTCAAGCCTGGTAATGTTTCCCGCAAAAACTCTACCTCATCTTTGGGGTAA